From Glycine max cultivar Williams 82 chromosome 11, Glycine_max_v4.0, whole genome shotgun sequence, the proteins below share one genomic window:
- the LOC102669749 gene encoding late embryogenesis abundant protein At1g64065, with translation MAKSIEQEGRSGKCFVYFLGAFVILCALVLVFASILRLKNPYLKLRSATFNQIRYSASPSPSFNATLIIFLALNNPTFGAFTYENNSLSVLYAGLKIAHSQINGGRVSFRQTKEIHVTVKFMSAIDITSGSLNLTTNVFFSGKVHLFKIINIRKTIEMPCSMNLNFTSHATQAIQCQ, from the coding sequence ATGGCCAAGTCCATAGAGCAAGAAGGAAGAAGCGGCAAGTGTTTCGTATATTTTCTGGGCGCCTTTGTCATCTTATGCGCACTTGTATTGGTTTTTGCCTCCATATTGCGCCTCAAGAATCCATATCTCAAATTAAGATCAGCTACTTTCAACCAAATCCGTTACAGCGCTTCACCATCACCTTCCTTCAACGCCACCCTCATCATCTTTCTTGCCCTCAACAACCCAACTTTCGGTGCCTTCACTTACGAGAATAACAGCCTCAGTGTGCTCTATGCGGGTCTAAAGATCGCTCATAGCCAAATCAACGGTGGCAGGGTGAGTTTCAGACAAACCAAAGAAATTCATGTTACTGTGAAATTCATGTCCGCTATTGACATTACTTCGGGGTCGTTGAATCTCACCACTAATGTCTTTTTTAGTGGCAAAGTTCATCTGTTTAAGATTATTAACATCAGAAAGACCATTGAAATGCCTTGCTCTATGAACCTCAACTTTACCTCTCACGCAACTCAGGCTATTCAATGCCAatag